CCAATTTCTTTGGCgacgtgtgtgtttttcttgcaTCCCGATCTTACCGCCCACCGAGAAGCCGAAGAGAGATTGAAATGTCACCGGAGTCATCAACAGTCCGAAAACAAAGGCTCCTTTGTGGATCTAACGTACGACTTGCATTTGCACTTGGTTGAAGTGGAACTCTAGAGCGGCGAGCAGGAGAAAGGTGTTCACGATTATGTGCTGCTTGGCATTCTGGCATGAGTGGAATCCACTCtgcaccagcacacacacagttgtttcATTATATCAGGATGTCAGAGAATGTTTTGTGCTTTTACAACTTGTTCAGTACACCTTTTGAGGATGttaactcattcattcatcttcagtaagtgctttattcTTGTCAAGGTCACTGTAGatctgaagcctatcccaggaacacacATCCTGGATGAGACACCAGTCCAGTCTTGGTAGAAAAGAactagcctttatttgtcacatatacattacagcacagtgaaattctttcttcagatatcccatccttggaggttggggtcagagcacagggtcagccatgatacagcacccatggagcagaaagggttaagggccttgctcaaggggccAACAGTGGCAACACTATGCAGCAATTTTATAGTCATCACATCATTGTAGTCATCTTACAGCTATTTTTGTAAATTTTACAATTTACAACTTTATCTGGACATGCCTGATCTTACTGCTTGCAGATGTTCATGCTTTATTTCATCTTAAAGCAGGGCCCCAGCTAGAACACATGGATCGTGGTGGTATGCAGAGGGGAAAATATTTTCTAATTATAAACTGTCTAATGTTTAATTGAGCAATTATCACAACATAATCTTCTTTAGGAATACTGGAACCATTAGCCCATCAGGGCATAAGgtcaacccatcacagggcgcaatcacacacactacagacaatttaaagatgccaatcagcaTGTCATCAGAAATAGAGGAGCTGTTGTtgtctttcagctgctccctgctCGGGGTATTTGATTCTGGCACAGGGTTTACACCAGATTTTGGCACAGGGTTTTCTGATGCAACCTTGCCATTTTATTTGGGCATGGCACTGGCACCCGCAGTGGCTAGGTTGGTTCCCTtcctgggaattgaaccctgATGAGACGGTGAGAGCGTCCAAAACCTCAATGCATTGCATGGGGCAAACATGTAAACCCTGTTTACACTGGACGAAGGCATGAAATCACCAAATGTGGGAGGAggaaacatgctaaccactgagccaccatgCTTCCCTTTACGATACCTAgttttcctttattattattatgttaagcCTTCACTTTAGATGTAAGACTATGTGAGGTAAAGTAACTACAAGAAAATGGCTCAGCTTTGGTCCGTTTTTAAGGCTCATTAATTTTGAGACCAGTAGTAATTATTTGGAATGTAATAGAATTAACCTTTACACATTTGTGTTGTTAACAGAATGACTTTGGAGGTCACAGGAGTTTGGTGAATAAGTGGACCACGTTCCTGAAAGCTCGGCTCATCTGCTCAGTCCCAGGCCTTAACGGAATTGATACACACTTTGATGAACTGCGTAAGTTGCCTCTGCAACTGcgtgtagtgagtgagtgagtgatgaagataGAGGTAGGGTAATTGTGATATGTCTATGACACTCTGATTTTGCCCTTTTCAGAGGACGTTTTTCTGATGAGCTCAAAGGACTCCAAGAATCCTATCATCTATGCAGTGTTCACAACATCCAGGTACATTTAATGATCATGTGCCTAAAACATATCAGGGTAATTAATACTGAGGCTGATAGCAATCAAACATGTTGCTTTCTTTGTTTGCTTCACAGTAATATCTTTAAAGGCTcagcagtgtgtatgtacagcaTGGCTGATGTAAGAAGGGTGTTTTTGGGTCCCTATGCTCACAGAGATGGGCCCAACTATCAGTGGGTGCCCTTTCTAGGCAGAGTTCCCTATCCACGCCCTGGCACGGTGAGAGAGCTAAACTAAATTAGCACATAGAGAGAGTTCAGGAAAATGGACTGTATCTTAATCACCTGTTTCTGTTCTCATGACAGTGTCCAAGTAAAACCTTTGGAGGGTTTGAGTCCACAAAGGATCTACCTGATGATGTTATCACTTTTGCCCGAAGTCATCCAGCTATGTACAACCCAGTGCTTCCCCTCAACAACCGCCCAATCATTATCAAGACTGATGTGGATTACCAGTTCACACAGATCGTTGTGGACCGAGTGGAGGCAGAAGATGGACAGTATGATGTCATGTTCATTGGCACAGGTGAGCAGAATAGAGGATATCTTGTAGTGTCAGAACCATGCTATATTAGTAATATagtattatatacagtatatacagcaTATGTGACATTGCAGAATGAATAAACTAAAACATGCTCACTTTTGAACTCATCTAATTAAATGGCACTCATTAAAGGGTTAATCATTATCATTTCAGATCTTGGCACAGTTCTTAAGGTGGTCTCAATTCCCAGAGGCACTTGGCATGACCTTGAGGAAGTTTTATTGGAAGAGATGACTGTGTTTAGGGTATGAACAATTCCTGGATTATATCCCACTTATACAGCATGGGATctattgtatgtttaatgtCATTGCAGCTTCTCAGGGTTGATGTGAATGCTTTTATTCTTGCAGGAACCAACAGCTATAACTGCTATGGAGCTTTCCACCAAACAGGTAAGGTTTATCAGACGTCCGTCATCGCTCAGAACCCCAAATCACATAATCTGCAAATGTAGCAGTAAAGAAAGTATTTTCTAATAGTAAGTGAGGTTGACAGAATGAGTCCAAGGGGAGAGCTGGCCACAATGTTACATGAGAGCTCTGTGGACAGGAGTGATACAACGCTGCTGGATCTGCCATATACCACAAAAGTAACTCTCTCTCCATGGCTTACATTTTGACTGAGTTTGCAGAGATTCCATGGGTGTGGTGTTATTTAGCTCTTACAACACTTAGAAATGAAGTGCTTTATAATCCATTTTTAACaccaaaaacaaagaaaacatgcatttagccatttaaaatgtattaaacacATCTTAGGCAACAACTTTTTGTtttcaactttcaagatttctTTGACAGTGGCTGAGCAACAGCGTATAATTCgttacaaaaatacacaaaatgcaATAAACCTTCTTGAATTGCAGAGTACATAAAGACGTTCTAATGATTTAcgtaaaatgtattattaaaagtAATAATTTACTTTCAGTCTATAGTTCGGGAAACAACAATgcaatttttaatataacagaaaataactgaaaataaagaaggCAATGTCACTTCTTTCCAAGATCTTCAGGAAATTCAGATGATGCAAATTTCTATTGAACAtatgaatgataaaaaaaaaaaaaattctattcttgacaattaaattaatgttttttttatttatttatatgaaacTTTTCATCATCTGTGCTTAAAATACCTTTGCCTTAATCATGGAATCATCAATGTAagataaggtgttggactattgaccagaaggttgtaagtttaaatcccaggtccaccaagctaccactgctgggcccctgagcaaggcccttaactcttagttttataaaatgtaagtctttctggataagtgtgtctgccaaataccagaaatgtaaagacATTGAGAGATTGTCTTACTTTATAATTAAAAAGCATATTTAAAGTTGCTCTAAAacaacattaactaaagctaTTACACAGGCAAATGCAAGAACAAACATATTGAACTCAAATGTGAATATCTGGCATAttgtatatttacattaatgttGATCTGTCTCTCTACAGCAACAGCTCTATCTCGGCTCGAATATCGGTGTTTCCCAGATGCCGCTGCACCGCTGTGACGTTTATGGCAAGGCCTGCGCTGAATGCTGTCTAGCACGAGACCCCTACTGTGCCTGGGATGGCTCGCAGTGTTCCCGATACTTCCCCACCGCTAAGAGGTACTCCCAGCTGGTGATCACAGCTTGTTTAACCTGGCCTGAAACCGTGAGTGCCGCTGCTGCACGGTTCTGCTATTCTGCAGGAGAGGAATATAAACATTGAAGGAAAAAGCTCTGGAGAATGTGTTCAGAGTCAACTTTACAAAAAAACGTTACACAAGGAGCCCGGTTTTCTTTAAGGTGTAAGAGTCGCTCTAACAGTAGCATATTGTTAATTTCGCTAGgcagaagacttttttttttctccttcagctCTCAGTTGTTTATGTAGAGAGATTTGAACACACCTGCAATGACAGGGTGGAACAGAACAACAGGGAATGTGACATTTGAAATCAAGAGAGCAGTGATATTTACTAATCCGTAACCGCAATGTCACAATGGATAAATCCACCtcggattttttttgtgtgtgtacagtatttaATGTCACTCAGCTTATATACAGATTCAGCTTATGTTACTTTTCAAAGTGCAAATTAAATTCCAGCTAATGTGATCAGGAGATGAAAAGGAAAGACTGAGTCactgtgtaataaacaggtcTTGGGGAAAATATGTGAGAATCCAAGTTTGGAAACAAAATGCAATAAACAACCCAAAAAACAGTTTCAaaacagggttagggttagggttagggttaaaccctaaccctagacaAGAGTCTAGAACATAGAAATGAcaatccgtccatccatccatccatccatccatccatccaatttctTTACCGGTTATCCTACATGAGGAAGGAACCTGATGCTTGATCCTTCATGAGGAACCTGATTTCTATCACAGGAgacagggcacaaggcaggggacaccctggatgttTACCCATTgcaaggcacaatcacacacacatttacacactatagacaattcagaaatgtaaaaaaatatatgcaaaatatatatgtaaaacaTGTCTTTAAACTGGGGAAGGAAACGCTAAAGATGGTGAGAACATTCAAACTCCAGACCCACACAGGGTAGAGGTGTGACTTGAACCCCAGTCCCCAGATGTGTGatgcaaacatgctaacctctAAGCCACCAAACCTCAGTAAATGGCAGTTACTATATATGTAGCTGTTTACATAAACTCTGATGTTGACAAGACTTTGCAATTATTCTGAataggctctaaatggtttgtaaacaggaaatgatgagcgaaaaaaaaaggttaatatTTAGAGTAGGGGAAATGTTTGTTGGTGTGGATGTGGCACCTCCACATTCTTATTAAATGTGTGACTTAATTATTATTTGCCAACCAGACCCAAAAATAAATGTGCAGAATTTCtgtgaaaattattattaaattgtattatttaaatattaacacagagtttattattattatttttgtgatttaactatatatatatatatatatatacaagtcCTTTTTTAATTCCTATTGAGTTATTGGTTGCATTATTAACATATAATTAccaaatgttttatattatggTTTGGCCAGATGGATAATTATGTGTTCTTATTACCAGTACTTTTGTTTCACCGGTACAACAGGCTCttaatttatttcacattagCAGAGAAACAGGCTTACATATTGCCTACATTATTAAGGCTGAATAACCTTGAAGGGATATTTATGCACAAGACAGATTCAGGACATATGTTACTTGCCATGTTTTTAGAAAGGCCAAAGACTAGAGCAGTGCTATATTACAGAGACTAAATAGCCTGGAGCTTTAACAGGCATCatttcatgcacacacacttaatattaGACACAATTTACTTTGCATGAGAGATGAAGGTCTTATGGGCCTCTGACAAAGATGAAATGCTTGGGTTTAGTGAATGTTTACACATGTGTAGCTCACCTCCAGCATCTCCTAATTATGTTTCAtatgtttgtctatgtgtgtgtgtgtgtgtgtgtgtgtgtgtgtatgtgtgtctaggAGGACTCGGCGCCAGGACATCAGGAACGGAGACCCTCTCACTCAGTGCTCAGACCTGCAGCACAATGGTAAGAGCTGCAGATTTAACATGCTAACTCTCATTCAGCATTTTATCACTATACCACAGAGTGCTATATTCATCACCTCGACATACACGCACCATATACTTTAcctaaatgattataaaaccTTGAATTTTCATTAGGCTTGACATTAAAGTTTAAAGAGAATTTTAATTGGTTCACAGCCCCCACAATTGTTACCTTCggactaaaataaaattttaactaAGCGGAACTGCGTTTAAGACGTATATTTAACTTCAGCGGAAGTCTTTCATAGCTGCAGAAATACACTTACACAGGGACCTCACAGACTTTAATGCTGGACTATTTTTGCTTCACACACCCACTTTGTTACACCCTTACTGAAGTCTCATGGACTTCCCATGTGAAAtgtatgtagtttgtgtgttatgtCTAAAATCTTTGCACAAATAGCATACTTTTCACACTTAATACAAATACCGGTCACTATTCATGATGTCATGTGCACTTTTAGGGCATaacgtgtgtgtttttagtatgTGGTCACAAATCAGACATCAAATGTGAAATATACGTGATATTGCTGTAAGGGTCCAGCAGTCCAGCGGAACTTCACTCTGATGCTCTGATATGAAAATACAAAACATCCAAAATCAAtaaatatgttgtgtgtgtagctgtgagtgcctgtgtgtccATATGAGTTCATGCTCATGGTTCGAATTACCAGCTCATATCCTCTCTGCTGGACATGAGGGCCTCTTGCGAGAGAATGTGATTGGAATGAACGTGGACACattcataaaaacacacactctctcttatgtatctctttctcacacacacacacacacacacaaacacacagagagacaccccccctctctctcatacacacgcacacacacacacacaaacagagagatcccacacactctctctctctctctctctctctctctctctctcacacacacacacacacacacagacacagacacacacacacacagatccccccccatacacacacacacacacaaacagagagatacctctctctctctcacacacacacacacacagagacaccccccctctctctctcatacacacacacacacacacacacacaaacagagagatcccacacactctctctctctctctctctctcacacacacacacacacacaaagagataccgccctctctctctctctctctctctcacacacacacacacacacacacacaaacagagagatacctctctctctctctctctctctctctctctctctctctctcaaacacacacacacacacacattgaccaCTGACATAGCCACTCTCTGCCCTCTACATGGCCTTGTCCCAGTGGAAATGTGGATCTTGAAATGGaaactctttctctttttttagaCGAGGAGAATGGTGAGAGCACCCTGCTGGATAAGACGGTGTATGGGGTGGAGAACAGCAGCTCCTTCCTGGAGTGCAGCCCTAAGTCTCAGCGTGCTCTCATCTACTGGCAGTTCCAGAGACATGGAGAAAACCGCAAACAAGAGGTGAATATGTAcatgtgtaaaagtgtgaatGAATAAACTGGAAATCTAATGCTACAATCTGGACATGTTTACATATCTTGGTGTTCTGCATAGTGAAATCTGATAGTTTTGACCATGTCAGGACATTTAATTGACCCCCATcagcaaaatatttatttattattataatttttttttgtaatccagACAGTCTGGTGTAAGaatatcttttcatatcttATCACCAGCTAAACATCATAAATTCATCCATTTTATCAGTGGATCTCAAATATGTGAGTTATGACATGTGTTGAGAACTGAATTAACAGAATCTTTGCTAAACAAACAGAGTTAAACATCCATAAagtaaaattgaaaataaaataaacatagtaGGAAGAACACTGTATTGTAACTGCTGAATGCAAGTAAGTGCAATTTTGTCTTAGCCTAATTAAGGATATTTAATACTTAAATATTCATTAACATACTCAtaaacaataattaattaattatatatttataaaaaaaacttcattAGGCATGTACTTAGTAAACATTCTGAGCTGGatctgatgtgtgtatgtgtgtgtggaaaaaatcaATAGGCCAGATTGTCTGAtctcccgtgtgtgtgtgtgtgtgtttagataaaATCCGACGAGCGAGTACTGGGAACTGAACAGGGTCTACTAATCCGAAGTCTTCTTCCGAAGGACTCGGGTGTGTATTACTGCCACGCAGTGGAGCACGGTTTCATCCAGACACTCCTGCGGCTGACGCTCCACGTCATCCCCTCTGATCACCTAGACGATCTCATACAACGGCCCCCTGCAGAATCCAGCCGCTCCTCACATGGCAAACTGTGGTACCAGGACTTCCTGTCTCTGATCGACCCGCCCGGCCCTAACAGTGTGGACCAGCTGTGTGAGCAAGTgtggaagaaagagaggaagcaGCGGAGGCAAAAAGCCCATCACCTACATGCTAGCCAGTCACATGCTGCCCAGCTTCTTCACACCAGCCAGTCCAACTCCAGCAAGTGGAAGCTCATGCAGGAGAGCAAGAAAGGGCGCAATCGTAGGACCCACGAGACACCGCGGGCACCTCgcagtgtgtgacctcatgCTCATATGACTGCACACATAAATGTCAGATAAAGAGAAATGACTCTGACCATTCTACTGACTGTGACTCCCAGAGGCACACACAGGAAATGTGAATACAATATTCCACCCCTCCTGTACAGAGAGTGTATGTTGGTGGCAAAACACACTCCAACTCAAGAGCTGTTCATTCAGACTAAAAATCCGGGAGTCTCCAGTGGAAATATTCACTCATACCCAGAatggataataataaaatgcagtgacaatattctgtaaatattacACAGCATTCAACGAACGTCTACTTCTGTTTGCCAGAATAAAAGCACAGCTGAAGACCACTGATTAAAAATCTGTGCATATATACTGCATAAAACCCTTAAATGTGTATCTGCAGAACAAATCTGAGTCAAACCCTTTCCCAGTGAAGATCCAGCGTGTCTCAGTGTCCTCTTTTTCCAACCAACTATTTTCCATCTCCTTATTTTTAACTGCTCCAAAAGCATTTGGCGATGACACTTATACACAATGTGTGTTCCCTTTCCTCAGTAAGCTTTCCGGCATAAATGCATCCTTCAGCTATTTTGTAGAGTAATATTTAATTTTGTACTTTGTCAGAATTATATATAAGAATATGACATAATATAGAGTTATTTTATTAATGGGGtcctcttcatcctctcacTCAAGCCTCAACTACTAACTACATTTGGACTCT
The sequence above is drawn from the Hemibagrus wyckioides isolate EC202008001 linkage group LG04, SWU_Hwy_1.0, whole genome shotgun sequence genome and encodes:
- the sema3ab gene encoding semaphorin-3ab, which produces MDYVWGIAVLLCGLWTPHRGADAQRAKSNVPRLKLSYKEMLESNNLFTFNGLANSSAYHTFLLDEEKGRLFVGAKDHLLSFNLIDINMDQQSISWPPSSSHRDECRWAGKDVQKECSNFIKVLQPFNHTHIYACGTGAFHPACAYVEVGKRSEDNIFRLESSHFENGRGKSPYDPKLTTASLLIDGELYSGTAADFMGRDFAVFRTLGKHHPIRTEQHDSRWLNDPRFVGVHLIPESDNPEDDKIYMFFRENAIDGEQTGKATHARIGQLCKNDFGGHRSLVNKWTTFLKARLICSVPGLNGIDTHFDELQDVFLMSSKDSKNPIIYAVFTTSSNIFKGSAVCMYSMADVRRVFLGPYAHRDGPNYQWVPFLGRVPYPRPGTCPSKTFGGFESTKDLPDDVITFARSHPAMYNPVLPLNNRPIIIKTDVDYQFTQIVVDRVEAEDGQYDVMFIGTDLGTVLKVVSIPRGTWHDLEEVLLEEMTVFREPTAITAMELSTKQQQLYLGSNIGVSQMPLHRCDVYGKACAECCLARDPYCAWDGSQCSRYFPTAKRRTRRQDIRNGDPLTQCSDLQHNDEENGESTLLDKTVYGVENSSSFLECSPKSQRALIYWQFQRHGENRKQEIKSDERVLGTEQGLLIRSLLPKDSGVYYCHAVEHGFIQTLLRLTLHVIPSDHLDDLIQRPPAESSRSSHGKLWYQDFLSLIDPPGPNSVDQLCEQVWKKERKQRRQKAHHLHASQSHAAQLLHTSQSNSSKWKLMQESKKGRNRRTHETPRAPRSV